A genomic segment from [Flavobacterium] thermophilum encodes:
- a CDS encoding tetratricopeptide repeat protein, which produces MTRVEQIIRLVENGNVDEALALVPKVKKYGSDEEKYTLADCLYSWGMLEEAKELLEELASRYPDDGDVRLFLAEVYTELEAEDEALAILMDISEDDPQFVRACLLAADLYEMQGLTEVSERKLKQAYEKAPDEPVVQFALAELYFSLGEYAKSVPLYEQVRKTNREIAGVLVAERLAESLSRIGEFEAALPHYEEALNEKTDSRTLFAYGFTALQAGYTQTAIDKLGALKELDPDYAPLYLYLAKAYEQEGQLQKSYETVREGISIDEWNKELRLYAGKLALKLNKPAEAEEQLQKALEIDNGYVEALTVLSALWLHEQRYEDVVSLLERAMADGEYDPQFEWDLGRAKHRLELYDDALNHYAEAYNFFKHNVDFLEEYGYFLIEEGNRAAAREIFQQIVALDPSHTEAAEMLLELEE; this is translated from the coding sequence ATGACACGTGTTGAACAAATCATTCGTCTAGTGGAAAACGGAAATGTTGACGAAGCGTTGGCGCTTGTGCCAAAAGTGAAAAAGTACGGCAGTGATGAGGAAAAATATACGCTGGCCGACTGTCTATACTCATGGGGGATGCTCGAGGAGGCAAAAGAGCTGCTCGAGGAACTGGCCAGCCGCTATCCGGACGACGGCGACGTCCGTCTGTTTTTGGCGGAAGTGTATACCGAGCTTGAAGCTGAAGACGAAGCGCTCGCCATTTTGATGGACATCAGCGAAGACGATCCGCAATTCGTCCGGGCGTGCCTGCTTGCGGCGGACCTGTATGAAATGCAAGGGCTGACCGAAGTCAGCGAACGGAAGCTAAAACAAGCGTACGAGAAAGCGCCGGATGAACCAGTCGTGCAATTCGCCTTAGCGGAGTTGTACTTTTCGCTCGGCGAGTACGCCAAAAGCGTGCCGCTTTATGAACAAGTGAGGAAAACGAACCGGGAGATCGCCGGCGTTTTGGTCGCTGAACGGCTCGCCGAGTCGCTCAGCCGCATCGGGGAGTTTGAGGCGGCGCTTCCGCACTATGAGGAGGCGCTTAACGAAAAAACGGACAGCCGGACGCTGTTCGCCTATGGGTTCACCGCCTTGCAGGCCGGCTATACGCAAACGGCCATTGACAAGCTTGGCGCCTTAAAAGAGCTTGATCCTGACTATGCTCCGCTTTACTTATATTTGGCCAAAGCGTATGAACAGGAAGGACAGCTTCAAAAAAGCTACGAAACGGTGCGGGAAGGCATCAGCATCGATGAATGGAACAAAGAGCTCCGCCTGTATGCCGGCAAGCTCGCGCTGAAACTGAACAAACCGGCCGAAGCGGAAGAGCAATTGCAAAAGGCGCTTGAAATCGACAATGGCTATGTCGAGGCGCTGACGGTGTTATCGGCGCTTTGGCTTCATGAGCAACGCTATGAGGACGTCGTGTCGCTCCTCGAGCGGGCGATGGCCGACGGCGAGTATGATCCGCAGTTTGAGTGGGATTTAGGGCGCGCCAAACACCGGTTGGAGCTGTATGATGATGCATTAAACCATTACGCCGAGGCATATAATTTCTTTAAGCATAACGTCGATTTTCTCGAAGAGTACGGATATTTTCTCATCGAAGAAGGAAATCGGGCCGCAGCGAGAGAAATATTTCAACAAATTGTTGCTCTCGACCCAAGCCATACGGAGGCGGCCGAGATGCTGCTTGAGCTCGAGGAGTAG
- the aroA1 gene encoding 3-phosphoshikimate 1-carboxyvinyltransferase 1: protein MQLPTNVSSLRGTLEVPGDKSISHRAVMLGALASGRTVIDHFLPGADCLSTIDCFRRLGVDIRRDGTHVVVEGAGPGGLREPSAVLDVGNSGTTARLLLGILAGQPFHACLIGDESIAKRPMARVTKPLREMGAHIDGRDGGNYTPLSIRGGALRPLRYTSPIASAQVKSAILLAGLFADGVTSVTEPHRSRDHTERMVRLFGGEMKVDGLTVSVAGPQRLRGTHVYVPGDISSAAFFLAAGAIVPNSEITLKNVGLNPTRTGIIDVLTQMGAEIAIEHVRHEDTEPVGDITVRTSALGAVEIGGDLIPRLIDEIPIIALLATQAEGTTVIKDASELKVKETNRIDTVVTELKKFGADIEATDDGMIIRGKTPLAADGIVVDSHGDHRIGMMLAIAACCAKGTVRLERPEAVAVSYPAFFSDLRSLVNG from the coding sequence ATGCAGCTGCCAACAAACGTGTCATCGCTCCGGGGGACGCTTGAAGTGCCCGGCGACAAATCGATTTCCCACCGCGCCGTCATGCTTGGGGCGCTTGCTTCCGGCCGGACGGTCATCGATCACTTTTTGCCCGGCGCCGATTGTTTAAGCACGATCGATTGTTTCCGCCGCCTTGGCGTCGACATCCGCCGGGACGGGACGCATGTTGTGGTTGAAGGAGCAGGGCCGGGCGGGCTGCGTGAGCCAAGTGCTGTGCTTGATGTCGGCAACTCCGGCACAACGGCGCGCCTGCTTTTAGGCATTTTGGCCGGACAGCCGTTTCACGCCTGTCTCATCGGCGACGAGTCGATCGCCAAGCGGCCGATGGCGCGAGTGACGAAGCCGCTTCGCGAAATGGGAGCGCACATTGACGGGCGCGATGGCGGGAATTATACGCCGCTTTCCATCCGCGGTGGTGCTCTCCGTCCGCTTCGCTACACCTCGCCGATCGCAAGCGCTCAAGTGAAATCGGCGATTTTGCTTGCCGGCTTGTTTGCCGACGGGGTGACGTCTGTGACCGAGCCGCACCGCTCGCGCGATCATACGGAGCGGATGGTTCGGCTGTTCGGCGGCGAGATGAAAGTGGATGGCTTGACCGTCTCGGTCGCCGGTCCGCAGCGTTTGCGCGGAACGCACGTTTACGTTCCCGGCGACATTTCCTCGGCCGCCTTTTTCCTTGCCGCAGGGGCCATTGTGCCGAACAGCGAAATTACGCTGAAAAACGTCGGCCTAAATCCGACGCGGACCGGCATTATTGACGTGCTCACACAAATGGGCGCTGAGATTGCAATTGAACATGTCCGCCATGAGGACACAGAGCCGGTCGGCGACATCACGGTCCGCACGTCGGCGCTTGGCGCCGTCGAAATTGGCGGCGACTTGATTCCAAGGTTGATCGATGAAATCCCCATCATCGCCTTGCTCGCGACGCAAGCCGAAGGGACGACGGTCATTAAAGACGCCAGTGAATTGAAAGTAAAAGAGACGAACCGAATCGATACAGTTGTTACGGAGCTGAAAAAGTTCGGCGCCGATATTGAAGCGACCGATGACGGCATGATCATCCGCGGCAAAACGCCGCTCGCGGCCGATGGGATCGTCGTAGACAGCCATGGCGACCACCGGATCGGCATGATGCTCGCCATCGCCGCCTGCTGCGCCAAAGGCACGGTCCGTCTTGAGCGTCCGGAGGCGGTCGCTGTCTCGTACCCGGCGTTTTTCTCTGATTTGCGCTCTTTAGTAAACGGGTGA
- the tyrC gene encoding Arogenate dehydrogenase translates to MEGNVFIVGLGLIGGSIALAIKKAHPAAVVIGYDVNGHQLGLARSLKVIDETARTLEDGFAAADLIVLATPVMQTESILAAMPIEQLKRGVIVTDVGSTKQRIVQGARRLLEAGVAFIGGHPMAGSHKSGVAAARAHLFENAFYILTPTDDVPLERVETLKQWLSGTKAQFVVLTPEEHDRITGVISHFPHLIAASLVHQAREYESKNALVSRLAAGGFRDITRIASSNPEMWRDILIHNKREMLALFDRWMAEMERLRSFVEEENSIAIYHYFLEAKQFRDGLPARTKGAIPSFYDLYVDVPDYPGVISEVTGYLAQENISITNIRIIETREEIYGVLRLSFQSEDDRARAKACLAKHTNYATYEG, encoded by the coding sequence TTGGAAGGAAACGTGTTTATCGTCGGCCTCGGCTTAATCGGCGGGTCGATCGCCTTAGCCATTAAAAAGGCGCATCCAGCAGCAGTCGTCATCGGCTACGATGTCAACGGCCATCAGCTTGGTTTGGCGCGTTCGCTTAAGGTGATTGACGAAACGGCTCGCACGCTTGAGGATGGGTTTGCCGCCGCGGATTTGATTGTTCTTGCCACTCCGGTCATGCAGACCGAATCGATTTTAGCCGCCATGCCGATTGAGCAGCTGAAGCGCGGCGTGATCGTCACCGATGTTGGCAGCACGAAGCAGCGCATCGTCCAAGGCGCGCGCCGTCTGTTGGAGGCGGGCGTGGCGTTTATCGGCGGCCATCCGATGGCCGGATCGCATAAAAGCGGGGTGGCGGCCGCCCGCGCCCATTTGTTTGAAAACGCCTTTTACATTTTGACGCCGACGGATGATGTGCCGCTCGAACGGGTGGAAACGCTAAAACAATGGCTTTCCGGGACGAAGGCGCAGTTTGTCGTGTTAACGCCGGAAGAGCATGACCGCATCACCGGGGTGATCAGCCATTTTCCGCACTTGATTGCCGCCAGCCTCGTCCATCAGGCGCGCGAGTACGAAAGCAAAAACGCTCTTGTCAGCCGGCTTGCGGCCGGCGGCTTCCGCGATATTACGCGCATTGCATCGAGCAATCCGGAAATGTGGCGCGATATTCTCATTCATAATAAACGCGAGATGCTCGCGCTGTTTGACCGCTGGATGGCGGAGATGGAGCGGCTGCGCTCGTTTGTCGAGGAAGAAAACAGCATCGCCATTTACCATTACTTTCTCGAAGCCAAGCAGTTTCGCGATGGGCTGCCGGCGCGGACGAAAGGAGCGATCCCGTCGTTTTACGATTTGTATGTCGATGTGCCGGACTACCCGGGCGTCATTTCCGAGGTGACCGGCTATTTGGCGCAGGAAAACATCAGCATTACTAACATTCGCATTATTGAGACGCGCGAAGAAATTTACGGGGTGCTCCGCCTCAGCTTCCAAAGCGAAGACGACCGGGCGCGGGCGAAGGCGTGCCTCGCTAAGCATACGAACTATGCGACATATGAAGGATAG
- the hisC gene encoding Histidinol-phosphate aminotransferase, with translation MQVKEQLRGLPPYQPGKSIEEVKREYGLSDIIKLASNENPYGSSPAAKAAIAAELDRLAVYPDGYARTLREKVATHLGVKETQLLFGNGSDEVVQIFCRAFLEPGTNTVMAAPTFPQYRHNAVIERAEVREVPLVDGRHDLEAMLSAIDERTRIVWICNPNNPTGTYVNETELRAFLDRVPPHVLVVLDEAYYEYVTAPDYPQTVPLLNEYSQLVVMRTFSKAYGLAALRIGYGIASEALIRAVEPAREPFNTSTVAQAAAAAALDDQAFLRACVERNRAELERYYRFCDEHGLKYYPSQTNFVFIDFGIDGNEVFQYLLERGVIVRSGRALGLPTGVRVTIGTKEQNDRVFETIASMLREKQLA, from the coding sequence ATGCAAGTGAAAGAGCAGCTTCGGGGGCTTCCCCCATACCAGCCGGGAAAATCGATTGAGGAAGTGAAGCGGGAATACGGCCTTTCTGATATTATTAAACTAGCTTCCAATGAAAATCCGTATGGGTCGTCGCCGGCGGCCAAAGCGGCCATCGCCGCCGAGCTTGACCGCCTTGCCGTTTATCCGGACGGCTACGCCCGCACGCTGCGCGAAAAGGTGGCAACGCATCTTGGTGTCAAGGAAACGCAGCTTTTGTTTGGCAACGGCTCGGATGAAGTTGTGCAAATTTTTTGCCGCGCCTTTTTGGAGCCGGGCACGAATACGGTGATGGCGGCGCCGACATTTCCGCAATATCGCCATAACGCGGTCATCGAGCGGGCGGAAGTGCGCGAAGTGCCGCTTGTCGACGGGCGCCATGACTTAGAGGCGATGCTGTCTGCCATCGATGAACGGACGCGCATCGTTTGGATTTGCAACCCGAACAACCCGACCGGCACGTATGTGAACGAAACGGAATTGCGCGCCTTTTTGGACCGCGTGCCGCCGCATGTGCTTGTCGTGTTGGATGAAGCGTATTATGAATACGTCACGGCTCCCGATTATCCACAGACGGTGCCGCTTTTAAATGAATACAGCCAGCTCGTGGTGATGCGCACGTTTTCAAAGGCGTACGGGCTCGCCGCGCTCCGTATCGGCTACGGCATCGCCAGCGAAGCGCTCATCCGCGCCGTTGAACCGGCGCGCGAGCCGTTTAACACGTCAACCGTCGCTCAAGCGGCCGCGGCGGCTGCGCTCGATGACCAGGCGTTCCTCCGCGCCTGCGTCGAACGAAACCGCGCCGAACTCGAGCGGTATTACCGCTTTTGCGACGAGCACGGCCTCAAGTACTATCCGTCGCAAACAAATTTTGTATTTATCGATTTCGGCATTGATGGCAATGAGGTGTTTCAATATTTGCTCGAGCGGGGCGTGATCGTCCGCTCCGGCCGGGCCCTCGGTTTGCCGACCGGTGTGCGCGTCACGATTGGCACGAAAGAGCAAAACGACCGAGTGTTTGAAACGATTGCCAGCATGCTGCGGGAAAAACAGCTCGCCTGA
- the trpA gene encoding Tryptophan synthase alpha chain encodes MLLLSVNPPLFIPFIVAGDPSPEVTVDLALALEEAGADLLELGVPYSDPLADGPTIQRAAARALAGNMTLPKAIHLVAEMRKKGVTIPIILFTYYNPVLQLGEESFFALARENGANGVLIPDLPFEESGPLRELGERFGLPLISLVAPTSKQRIERIASAAQGFLYCVSSLGVTGVRETLPESLGDFVSEVKRHSRVPVAVGFGISTPEQVAMLKEVCDGVVIGSALVQKVEQLAERLLAPEEKEAAIAEFAAYARSLAAPLHAPCSLR; translated from the coding sequence ATGTTGCTGCTATCCGTTAATCCGCCGCTGTTTATTCCCTTTATTGTCGCCGGCGATCCGTCGCCTGAGGTGACGGTGGATTTGGCCTTGGCGCTTGAGGAGGCCGGCGCCGATCTATTGGAGCTTGGCGTGCCGTACTCCGACCCGCTCGCCGACGGACCGACGATCCAGCGCGCCGCCGCCCGGGCGCTTGCCGGGAACATGACGTTGCCGAAAGCCATTCATCTCGTCGCCGAAATGCGAAAAAAAGGGGTAACCATTCCGATTATTCTCTTTACGTATTACAATCCTGTGTTACAATTAGGAGAAGAATCCTTTTTTGCTTTAGCGCGGGAAAATGGCGCCAACGGCGTGCTCATTCCCGATTTGCCGTTTGAAGAAAGCGGCCCGCTCCGCGAACTGGGCGAGCGGTTTGGCCTTCCGCTCATTTCGCTCGTCGCGCCGACGTCAAAGCAGCGGATTGAGCGGATCGCTTCGGCAGCGCAAGGGTTTTTGTATTGCGTTTCCTCGCTTGGCGTCACCGGTGTGCGCGAAACGTTGCCGGAGTCGCTTGGCGATTTTGTCAGTGAAGTCAAGCGGCATAGCCGTGTGCCGGTCGCTGTCGGGTTCGGCATCTCCACGCCCGAACAAGTGGCGATGCTGAAAGAGGTGTGCGATGGCGTCGTCATCGGCAGCGCCCTTGTGCAAAAAGTGGAACAGTTGGCGGAACGGCTGCTGGCGCCGGAAGAAAAAGAAGCGGCCATCGCCGAGTTTGCCGCCTACGCCCGCTCGCTCGCCGCGCCGCTTCACGCGCCGTGTTCTTTGCGCTAA
- the trpB_2 gene encoding Tryptophan synthase beta chain, protein MERVPNEYGRFGDFGGKFVPETLMLPLEEIEAELDKALADESFKQEYIRILQHYSGRPTPLTFAPNLTRQLGGAKMYLKREDLNHTGAHKINNAIGQALLAKRMGKKKLIAETGAGQHGVAAATVAAHFGMDCIVFMGEEDIKRQELNVFRMKLLGAEVVPVSSGNRTLKDATNEAIRYWVAHCDDHFYMIGSVVGPHPYPKMVREFQRIIGDEAKEQFLAREGKLPDVIVACVGGGSNAIGMFYPFLQDDVRLVGVEAAGKGIDTPYHAATITKGTKGVIHGAMTYLLQDEYGQIVEPYSISAGLDYPGVGPEHAYLASIGRVRYESVTDEEAVAAFRLLAQTEGIIPAIESAHAVAKAVELAQAMSPDETVLICLSGRGDKDVQTMMRHLGAKEGEDVAAIR, encoded by the coding sequence ATGGAACGCGTTCCGAATGAATACGGCCGGTTTGGCGATTTCGGCGGCAAGTTTGTCCCGGAGACGCTCATGCTTCCGCTTGAGGAAATCGAAGCCGAGCTTGACAAAGCGCTGGCGGACGAATCGTTCAAACAAGAATATATCCGCATTTTGCAGCACTACTCCGGGCGGCCGACTCCGCTCACGTTCGCGCCGAATTTGACACGGCAGCTTGGCGGCGCGAAAATGTATTTAAAGCGCGAAGATTTAAACCATACCGGCGCCCATAAAATCAACAATGCCATCGGCCAGGCGCTTTTGGCGAAACGGATGGGCAAGAAAAAGCTGATCGCAGAAACCGGCGCCGGCCAACATGGGGTGGCGGCCGCGACCGTGGCGGCCCATTTCGGGATGGACTGCATCGTCTTTATGGGAGAGGAAGACATCAAGCGGCAAGAGTTGAACGTATTTCGCATGAAGCTGCTTGGCGCGGAAGTGGTGCCGGTCTCAAGCGGCAACCGGACGTTGAAAGACGCGACAAACGAGGCGATTCGCTATTGGGTCGCCCATTGCGACGACCATTTTTACATGATCGGCTCGGTGGTCGGCCCGCACCCGTACCCGAAAATGGTGCGCGAGTTTCAACGCATCATTGGCGATGAGGCGAAAGAGCAGTTTCTCGCCCGCGAAGGGAAGCTGCCCGATGTCATCGTCGCCTGCGTTGGCGGCGGCAGCAACGCCATCGGCATGTTTTACCCGTTTTTGCAAGATGACGTCCGCCTTGTCGGGGTGGAAGCCGCCGGCAAAGGCATTGACACCCCTTACCATGCCGCGACGATCACGAAAGGGACGAAAGGGGTCATCCACGGGGCGATGACGTACTTGCTGCAGGATGAGTACGGGCAAATTGTCGAGCCGTATTCGATCTCAGCCGGCCTCGATTACCCCGGCGTCGGTCCGGAGCATGCCTATTTAGCGAGCATCGGCCGCGTCCGCTACGAAAGCGTGACCGACGAGGAAGCGGTCGCGGCGTTTCGGCTGCTGGCGCAAACGGAAGGCATCATTCCGGCGATTGAGTCGGCCCATGCGGTGGCGAAAGCCGTGGAGCTCGCCCAAGCGATGTCGCCGGATGAAACGGTGCTCATTTGTCTGTCCGGTCGCGGCGATAAAGACGTGCAAACGATGATGCGCCATCTTGGCGCGAAAGAAGGTGAAGATGTTGCTGCTATCCGTTAA
- the trpF gene encoding N-(5'-phosphoribosyl)anthranilate isomerase has translation MIRLKYCGNRSAEDVRAALASGADYLGFIFADSKRRVSPAEVKRWLASAPLGGKQLVGVFVNAAAEQIAAVTAELPLHIIQCHGRETPTEVAAVKEVTRRAVWKAIHHDDGALEAMKQYAGVADGYVVDSRVAGLWGGTGVAFDWEAVPRYLEEAARQGVPCFIAGGVTPDNIERLLLYRPDGIDISSGIETDGRKDPTKMKQIEEKIKHHGC, from the coding sequence ATGATCCGGCTTAAATATTGCGGCAACCGCTCCGCCGAAGATGTGCGGGCCGCCTTGGCAAGCGGGGCGGACTACCTCGGGTTTATTTTTGCGGACAGCAAGCGGCGCGTCTCGCCTGCTGAGGTGAAGCGCTGGCTGGCGTCAGCGCCGCTTGGCGGCAAACAGCTCGTCGGGGTGTTTGTCAATGCCGCGGCGGAGCAGATCGCCGCTGTCACTGCTGAATTGCCGCTTCATATCATCCAATGCCATGGCCGCGAGACGCCAACTGAGGTGGCTGCTGTGAAAGAAGTGACACGGCGCGCTGTTTGGAAGGCGATCCATCACGACGATGGAGCGCTTGAGGCGATGAAGCAGTACGCTGGGGTGGCTGATGGCTATGTTGTCGACAGCCGCGTCGCCGGCTTGTGGGGCGGGACCGGCGTCGCGTTCGACTGGGAGGCGGTGCCGCGCTATTTGGAAGAAGCGGCGCGCCAAGGCGTGCCGTGCTTCATCGCCGGCGGCGTCACACCGGACAATATTGAGCGACTGCTCCTCTACCGCCCGGATGGCATCGATATCAGCAGCGGCATTGAAACGGACGGACGCAAAGATCCAACGAAGATGAAACAAATCGAAGAAAAAATAAAACATCACGGGTGTTGA
- the trpC gene encoding Indole-3-glycerol phosphate synthase, with protein sequence MLEQILATKREELETLTMPEPLPEPKRRPFAAALRRPRRALGLIAEVKKASPSKGLIRADFDPAAIAKAYERAGADAISVLTDERYFQGHRSYLRLVKETVDIPVLRKDFIIDRRQVEESARLGADAILLIGEALAPETLEALYREAYDIGLECLVEVHAKETLERLLDRFTPEVIGINNRDLHTFVTALEATKALAPFIPPSCVIVSESGISSWRDVETVRSYGAQAMLVGESLMRQADVERAVYRLFGEDGGHDPA encoded by the coding sequence GTGCTTGAGCAAATTTTGGCAACCAAACGGGAAGAACTCGAAACATTGACCATGCCAGAACCGCTGCCGGAGCCGAAGCGCCGGCCGTTCGCCGCGGCGCTCCGGCGGCCGCGGCGGGCGCTCGGTTTGATCGCTGAAGTGAAAAAGGCGTCGCCGTCAAAAGGCCTCATTCGCGCCGATTTTGATCCGGCGGCCATCGCCAAAGCATACGAGCGCGCCGGAGCCGATGCGATCAGCGTGTTGACGGATGAACGTTACTTCCAGGGACACCGCAGCTATTTGCGCCTTGTGAAAGAAACGGTGGATATTCCGGTGCTGCGCAAAGATTTCATCATCGACCGCCGGCAAGTGGAAGAAAGCGCCCGGCTCGGGGCTGACGCGATTTTATTGATCGGCGAGGCGCTGGCGCCGGAAACGCTCGAGGCGCTTTACCGCGAGGCGTACGACATCGGGTTGGAATGCCTCGTCGAAGTGCACGCAAAAGAGACGCTCGAGCGGCTGCTTGACCGGTTCACTCCGGAAGTGATCGGCATTAACAACCGCGACTTGCATACGTTTGTGACGGCGCTTGAGGCGACAAAAGCGCTGGCGCCATTTATTCCGCCGTCATGCGTTATCGTCAGCGAAAGCGGGATCAGCTCTTGGCGCGACGTCGAAACGGTCCGCTCGTACGGGGCGCAGGCGATGCTCGTCGGCGAGTCGCTCATGCGCCAGGCGGACGTCGAGCGGGCTGTCTACCGGCTGTTCGGGGAGGATGGCGGCCATGATCCGGCTTAA
- the trpD2 gene encoding Anthranilate phosphoribosyltransferase 2 has protein sequence MLKRLLSKCAEGETLTEAEAYEAMNAVMSGEATDSQIASLASILRVRGETVDEIAGFVRAMRDRMTTIDAGDDVIDTCGTGGDGAATFNVSTAAAIVVSSLGVKVAKHGNRAVSSKSGSADVLERLGIDIPASPEAAKQALETKGLAFLFAPLYHAAMKYAAGPRKEIGFRTIFNLIGPLANPARCKRQVIGVYSTRYAEKLAETMRRLGSEHVVFVTGRDGLDECSIAAETDVVELKDGDIRRFVLTPESVGLRRGGLADVQVRSSEESAALLEAVMDGTAPASAIDITAFNAGVALYAAGKAETIAAGVAMAKDAILAKTAYEQLQRLRRKEVVHGA, from the coding sequence ATGTTAAAGCGGTTGCTTTCCAAATGCGCGGAAGGGGAAACATTGACGGAAGCGGAAGCGTACGAAGCCATGAATGCCGTGATGTCCGGCGAGGCGACGGACAGCCAGATTGCGAGTTTGGCATCCATCTTGCGCGTGCGCGGCGAGACGGTCGATGAGATCGCCGGGTTTGTGCGGGCGATGCGCGATCGGATGACCACGATCGACGCCGGCGATGACGTCATCGACACGTGCGGGACGGGCGGCGACGGGGCGGCGACGTTCAACGTCTCGACAGCGGCGGCCATTGTCGTTTCGTCGCTCGGGGTCAAAGTCGCCAAGCACGGCAATCGCGCCGTTTCCTCGAAAAGCGGAAGCGCCGATGTGCTCGAGCGGCTTGGCATCGACATTCCCGCGTCGCCTGAGGCCGCCAAACAGGCGCTCGAAACAAAAGGATTGGCGTTTTTGTTCGCCCCCTTGTATCATGCGGCGATGAAATATGCCGCCGGCCCGCGGAAAGAGATCGGGTTTCGCACGATCTTCAATTTGATCGGCCCGCTGGCCAATCCGGCGCGCTGCAAGCGGCAAGTTATCGGCGTCTATTCGACCCGTTACGCCGAGAAGCTGGCGGAAACGATGCGCCGTCTCGGCTCTGAGCACGTGGTGTTTGTCACCGGCCGCGACGGGCTCGATGAGTGCAGCATCGCCGCTGAGACGGATGTTGTGGAACTGAAAGACGGTGACATTCGCCGTTTCGTCCTCACTCCGGAAAGCGTCGGCCTGCGGCGCGGCGGGCTCGCTGACGTGCAAGTGCGCAGTTCGGAGGAAAGCGCCGCACTGCTTGAAGCCGTCATGGACGGCACGGCGCCGGCGAGCGCGATCGATATCACCGCCTTCAACGCCGGCGTTGCGCTGTACGCAGCCGGCAAGGCGGAGACGATCGCCGCCGGGGTGGCGATGGCGAAAGACGCCATTTTGGCCAAAACGGCGTACGAGCAGCTGCAGCGCCTGCGCCGAAAGGAAGTGGTCCACGGTGCTTGA